The Treponema medium genome has a window encoding:
- a CDS encoding BrnT family toxin yields the protein MYHKTMERNTEFVYLDTFVWDTDKNELNKKKHGGVSFELASRVFNDPLLYNVYDYSHSDDEYREKYIGKIEGHYIVSVIATDRDNLIRLISARKADKMEVRCYEENAKRIQSY from the coding sequence ATGTACCATAAGACTATGGAGCGGAATACGGAGTTTGTATATCTTGATACATTTGTATGGGATACGGACAAGAATGAACTCAACAAGAAAAAACATGGAGGTGTATCTTTTGAACTTGCAAGCCGTGTATTCAACGATCCGTTACTGTATAATGTGTATGACTATTCCCATTCTGATGATGAATATAGGGAGAAATATATTGGTAAAATTGAAGGACATTACATAGTAAGTGTAATAGCAACAGATAGAGATAATTTGATACGACTTATATCTGCCCGAAAAGCCGATAAAATGGAGGTACGATGTTATGAAGAAAACGCAAAGAGAATACAAAGTTATTGA
- a CDS encoding HNH endonuclease codes for MPKKKGTSNCPLCALENTGNKTKIWKLSEMEADHVSAWSKGGATNSSNCQMLCKTHNRAKGNR; via the coding sequence ATGCCGAAAAAAAAAGGCACTTCCAATTGTCCGCTCTGCGCTTTAGAAAACACCGGCAACAAAACAAAAATCTGGAAATTGAGCGAAATGGAGGCTGACCATGTTTCCGCTTGGAGCAAAGGCGGCGCAACCAATAGCTCAAATTGCCAAATGCTCTGCAAAACGCATAATAGGGCAAAAGGGAATAGATGA
- a CDS encoding phosphomannomutase/phosphoglucomutase gives MNEHDFLKLQNGSDIRGVALEGVDGEHVNLTTEVCRNIGAAFALWLSAKTGRSTDTLVIGIGRDSRLSGEALENALVEGLAAQRVTIIRCSLATTPAMFMGTVFKETNFDGSIMITASHLPFNRNGFKFFDKSSGLERADITEILRSAAAQHDSSAQQSTAIPPDSTTQQSVGTQHPNIKSVHTYSGEHISPKCRSFDLIARYSKHLQDAIQKGLNFHAEKPLANLKIAVDAGNGAGGFFAEQVLKELGADTSGSRFLEPDGTFPNHIPNPENKAAMEAAKTATVQSHSDLGLIFDTDVDRMSAVLSDGTEVNRDAIIAMTAAILAPDYPHSTIVTDSVTSDRLTFFLEQVLGLTHLRYMRGYKNVINKCRELNEQGIISPLAMETSGHGALKDNYYLDDGAFLAVKLITALANAKYAGKNIESLIEKLPPMVEETELRFKIRGEDFKEYGTSILQAFKERAEKAGFELPQSYEGVRISFKNGEVQGWILLRLSLHDPVMPLNIESARKGDLVKLKAIARTLLEGFDRLDVSTLE, from the coding sequence ATGAACGAACATGATTTTTTGAAACTGCAAAATGGAAGCGATATCCGCGGCGTTGCGCTTGAAGGCGTCGACGGCGAACACGTAAATTTAACGACCGAAGTCTGCCGGAACATCGGTGCGGCGTTTGCGCTCTGGCTTTCCGCTAAAACAGGACGCAGCACGGATACGCTGGTAATCGGTATCGGACGGGATTCTCGGCTTTCCGGCGAAGCGCTTGAGAATGCGCTTGTCGAAGGGCTTGCGGCGCAGCGGGTTACTATCATCCGCTGCTCGCTTGCTACCACACCGGCAATGTTTATGGGAACCGTGTTTAAAGAGACGAATTTTGACGGCTCAATTATGATTACTGCAAGCCACTTGCCATTTAACCGGAACGGGTTCAAGTTCTTCGATAAATCCAGCGGGCTTGAACGCGCCGACATCACGGAAATTTTACGCAGTGCCGCCGCTCAACATGATAGTTCAGCGCAGCAAAGTACTGCTATTCCGCCGGATAGTACCACTCAACAGAGCGTAGGAACTCAGCACCCCAATATCAAAAGTGTTCATACTTATAGCGGAGAACACATTTCGCCGAAATGCCGATCATTCGATTTAATTGCTCGGTACTCAAAACACCTGCAAGACGCCATCCAGAAAGGCTTGAACTTCCATGCCGAAAAGCCGCTCGCAAACTTAAAAATTGCGGTCGATGCCGGAAACGGCGCAGGCGGTTTTTTCGCGGAGCAGGTATTAAAAGAGCTTGGAGCCGATACAAGCGGCAGCCGCTTCCTTGAGCCGGACGGCACCTTTCCCAATCATATCCCAAATCCCGAAAACAAGGCAGCGATGGAAGCGGCTAAAACCGCTACCGTGCAAAGCCATTCCGATTTAGGTCTGATTTTCGACACGGATGTTGACCGTATGTCGGCAGTGCTGTCCGATGGAACGGAGGTCAACCGCGATGCAATTATCGCAATGACGGCAGCAATCCTTGCTCCCGACTACCCGCACAGCACCATCGTTACCGATTCGGTGACTTCCGACCGGCTGACCTTCTTCCTTGAACAGGTGCTGGGACTTACCCATCTGCGGTATATGCGCGGCTATAAAAACGTAATCAACAAATGCCGCGAATTGAATGAGCAGGGGATTATCAGCCCGCTGGCGATGGAAACGTCAGGACACGGCGCGCTGAAAGACAATTACTACCTTGATGATGGCGCCTTTCTTGCGGTAAAACTGATAACAGCGCTTGCGAACGCAAAATATGCAGGAAAAAATATCGAAAGTCTGATTGAAAAACTTCCACCAATGGTAGAAGAAACGGAATTGCGCTTTAAGATACGCGGCGAGGATTTTAAAGAATACGGCACGTCAATCCTGCAAGCATTTAAAGAGCGCGCCGAAAAAGCCGGTTTTGAACTTCCGCAATCGTATGAAGGGGTACGAATTTCCTTCAAAAATGGTGAGGTACAGGGCTGGATACTGCTCCGCTTATCCCTGCACGATCCCGTCATGCCGCTGAATATCGAAAGCGCCCGGAAAGGCGATCTTGTAAAACTGAAAGCCATCGCCCGCACCTTGCTGGAAGGTTTTGACCGGCTCGATGTAAGTACACTGGAGTAA
- a CDS encoding Eco57I restriction-modification methylase domain-containing protein — protein sequence MDIDAQAVEVTKLSLFLKLLENEGKALSPGGQSTLFKPSEIQKHKKILPDMSHNIKCGNSLIGTDYYTGKDLTLFGIEEQRKVNAFDWDAQFPGIFADGGFDCVIGNPPYLRVQGLRENYEEEAKFYEKEYKAATGRFDFYILFIEKGFNLLNKDGIQSFILPHKFINSDFGTGIRQFIYDNRALKSIVHFESHLVFNAASVYTCIIELSHNNDTFRFIKTKPEKIAEELHFDVLPFDVLKDSAPWQLASSVDNALIDQGFRIINSVKKTVAHTV from the coding sequence GTGGATATCGACGCACAGGCGGTGGAGGTAACAAAGCTTTCGCTATTTTTGAAGCTCTTGGAAAATGAAGGTAAGGCTCTTTCTCCAGGAGGGCAGTCTACACTATTCAAACCGAGCGAAATACAGAAACACAAAAAAATTTTACCGGATATGTCACACAATATTAAATGCGGGAACAGCCTTATCGGAACGGATTACTACACGGGTAAGGATTTAACACTGTTCGGCATCGAGGAACAACGCAAGGTGAACGCCTTTGACTGGGATGCTCAGTTCCCGGGCATATTTGCAGACGGTGGTTTTGATTGCGTGATTGGGAATCCACCGTATTTGAGAGTGCAGGGACTTCGTGAAAATTATGAAGAGGAAGCAAAATTCTACGAAAAGGAATATAAGGCAGCAACGGGGCGATTTGATTTTTACATTCTTTTCATTGAAAAAGGATTTAATTTGTTGAATAAAGATGGTATACAGTCTTTTATTCTTCCTCATAAATTTATCAATAGTGATTTTGGAACCGGAATAAGACAATTTATTTATGATAATCGTGCTTTAAAGAGCATTGTTCACTTTGAATCGCATCTCGTGTTTAATGCTGCTTCTGTGTATACCTGTATTATTGAGCTTTCACATAATAATGATACATTTAGATTTATTAAGACTAAACCTGAAAAGATAGCTGAAGAATTACATTTTGATGTTTTACCGTTTGATGTCTTGAAAGACAGTGCCCCTTGGCAGTTAGCATCTTCAGTTGATAATGCCCTTATCGATCAGGGATTCCGCATTATAAATAGTGTCAAAAAAACAGTAGCTCACACGGTATAA
- a CDS encoding small ribosomal subunit Rsm22 family protein, with protein MNTQKPFYEKFVKKNSSHQTLDKTNQFQTEEKSRNHQPQEKEHYQKTSGRSSDRRNEQHRKKRNSTPYTFGTPVFSELTSEAKNILEHFPALLDQVLPLDAKKKQLLPQHIHTLFHELTDERSSRKTHYLNDPIKLSAYTHYYVWWNLVRLTKLLQNLDIRLDDGNYAADFGSGPLTFVCALWIAKPELRKKRLTWYCVDISNKALSFGEELFLALCAYTGKKNGTGEVPWTVKKVCGAFGTALSEKVSLVTEANMFNEIFWNSPLTLDDYAEKTYRTVMHYLKPSGSVMFIEPGIPLAGEFLSLLRTEFLAAGFSISAPCPHNGVCCFPNRPPQDGTKTPVAFHKWCHFTFETHDSPESLLHLSEASHLGKERASLSFLYGALSSSALSSGTAKRDTSDGIPVRICSDIIQPDPQTIGRYACSERGFMFITGHAYKESVLNTAVSGTLLVLPKKSVRLHQRDKKTHALLVEVP; from the coding sequence ATGAATACACAAAAACCATTTTACGAAAAATTTGTTAAAAAAAACTCCTCGCATCAGACGCTGGATAAAACCAATCAGTTTCAGACAGAAGAGAAGAGCCGGAATCATCAGCCACAAGAAAAAGAACACTATCAAAAAACTTCCGGACGCAGTTCTGACCGGAGAAACGAGCAACATCGCAAAAAGCGAAACAGTACGCCTTATACCTTCGGAACGCCGGTTTTTTCCGAACTGACATCAGAAGCAAAAAATATCTTAGAACATTTTCCTGCGCTGTTGGATCAGGTTTTACCGCTCGATGCAAAAAAGAAGCAACTGTTACCGCAGCACATTCATACGCTCTTTCATGAACTTACAGATGAACGAAGCAGCAGAAAAACGCACTATTTAAATGATCCGATAAAACTATCAGCATATACGCACTATTATGTGTGGTGGAATTTAGTGCGGCTTACGAAACTCTTGCAGAATCTTGATATCCGGCTTGATGACGGCAATTATGCTGCGGACTTCGGTTCGGGGCCGCTTACTTTTGTCTGTGCTTTATGGATTGCAAAACCGGAGCTGCGGAAAAAACGGCTGACGTGGTATTGCGTGGATATTTCCAATAAAGCCCTCTCATTCGGTGAAGAACTTTTTTTAGCGCTCTGTGCATACACCGGTAAAAAAAATGGCACCGGAGAAGTTCCGTGGACTGTTAAGAAAGTATGCGGGGCATTCGGCACGGCATTGTCCGAAAAAGTATCGCTGGTAACGGAAGCAAATATGTTCAATGAGATATTCTGGAACAGTCCGCTCACCCTTGATGACTATGCCGAAAAAACATACCGTACCGTTATGCATTATCTAAAGCCTTCCGGTTCGGTTATGTTTATTGAACCGGGGATACCGCTTGCCGGTGAATTTTTAAGCCTGTTGAGAACGGAATTTTTAGCGGCAGGTTTTTCTATATCTGCGCCGTGTCCCCATAATGGAGTATGTTGTTTCCCCAATCGTCCGCCCCAAGATGGAACAAAAACGCCGGTAGCTTTTCATAAATGGTGCCATTTTACTTTTGAAACACACGATTCACCTGAGAGCCTTCTCCATCTTTCAGAGGCTTCTCATTTGGGAAAAGAACGCGCGAGTTTAAGTTTTCTATACGGTGCATTGTCCTCATCTGCCCTATCTTCCGGTACTGCAAAACGGGATACTTCCGATGGAATACCGGTGCGTATATGTTCGGATATTATCCAGCCGGATCCGCAAACTATCGGTAGATATGCTTGTTCGGAAAGAGGCTTTATGTTTATTACCGGGCATGCGTACAAAGAATCCGTGTTAAACACTGCCGTATCGGGCACACTGCTTGTCTTGCCGAAAAAGTCAGTGAGGCTTCATCAGCGGGATAAAAAGACGCATGCGCTTTTGGTAGAGGTACCGTAA
- a CDS encoding adenine-specific methyltransferase EcoRI family protein — MANQNLSAAKTAKNDEFYTQYPDIQKEINAYIEYNPNVFKGKTILLPCDDPEWSNFTKFFAQNFAAFGLKKLISTSYAVESKTYKHYQLSLFETESPLFDTNKTQQRGKSLPLPPMKTKMGK; from the coding sequence ATGGCAAACCAAAATCTTTCAGCAGCAAAAACAGCCAAAAACGATGAGTTTTACACGCAGTACCCCGACATTCAAAAAGAGATAAATGCGTACATTGAATATAATCCTAATGTATTCAAAGGTAAAACCATTCTCTTACCGTGCGATGATCCGGAATGGAGCAATTTTACTAAATTCTTTGCACAAAACTTTGCAGCATTCGGATTAAAAAAACTCATCAGCACCAGCTACGCCGTCGAAAGCAAAACATATAAGCACTATCAGCTGAGCTTATTCGAGACGGAGAGTCCGCTCTTTGATACGAATAAAACCCAACAAAGGGGAAAATCTTTACCCTTACCGCCGATGAAAACAAAGATGGGAAAATAG
- a CDS encoding DNA adenine methylase has protein sequence MNYIGSKLKLCQNFLPFTIKSVCGSDLSKKTFCDIFAGTGIVGRTFKSSVKKIISNDVEYYSYVLNKNYIGNHLEIPNKNELLNELNKLPLIDDGFIYKNYCLGGNGERQYFSDDNGKRIDTMRTSIENWKQVGRISDNVYYFLLCSLLECADKVSNTASVYGAYLKKLKKSAQKKMILEPADYELNDNKHQVFNKDANELIKEIEGDILYLDPPYNARQYGANYHILNTIAEYKPFVPSGKTGLRKYSRSKYCSSSSVKDEFDNLIKNANFKYIFLSYNNEGLMSVDDVKSIMSKYGRYDLAQTDYQRFKADANRFNKADSTVEYLHILEKK, from the coding sequence GTGAATTATATCGGATCGAAATTAAAACTTTGTCAAAATTTTCTTCCTTTTACGATAAAGTCAGTTTGTGGTAGCGATTTGTCTAAAAAAACTTTTTGCGATATTTTCGCAGGGACGGGTATCGTAGGAAGAACATTTAAATCTTCTGTAAAAAAAATAATTTCAAATGATGTTGAATACTATAGTTATGTTTTGAACAAGAATTATATAGGAAACCATCTTGAAATCCCAAATAAAAATGAATTGTTGAACGAACTGAACAAACTTCCTCTTATAGATGATGGATTTATCTATAAAAACTATTGTCTTGGTGGTAATGGCGAAAGACAATACTTTTCTGATGATAACGGCAAACGAATTGATACAATGAGAACCTCTATTGAAAACTGGAAACAGGTAGGTCGAATTTCAGATAATGTGTATTATTTTCTACTCTGCAGCCTTCTTGAATGTGCTGATAAAGTTTCTAATACGGCATCTGTTTATGGCGCATATTTAAAAAAGTTGAAAAAATCTGCTCAGAAAAAGATGATACTTGAACCAGCTGACTATGAATTAAACGATAATAAACATCAGGTATTTAATAAAGATGCAAATGAGCTTATAAAAGAAATTGAAGGGGATATTCTGTATCTCGACCCACCATATAATGCTCGTCAGTATGGTGCAAATTATCATATATTAAATACAATAGCAGAATACAAACCTTTCGTCCCAAGTGGAAAAACAGGTTTACGTAAATATTCACGTTCAAAATATTGCTCTTCCAGTTCTGTAAAAGATGAATTTGATAATCTCATTAAAAATGCAAATTTTAAATATATTTTCCTTTCTTATAACAACGAAGGATTAATGTCTGTTGATGATGTAAAATCCATTATGTCTAAGTATGGTAGATATGACTTAGCTCAAACTGATTATCAAAGATTTAAGGCAGATGCAAATCGTTTTAACAAGGCTGATTCAACTGTAGAATATTTACATATTTTGGAGAAAAAATAA
- a CDS encoding ISAs1 family transposase, giving the protein MVKCSWGGTMTLQESFENIKDERIERCKKHNLVDILMLVFVGVLCGYKSIEQIQFYATLSEQTLKKYLKLENGIPSSDTILRVLARIDAKQLEKVFIEYAREVFGKHIAENEVLAIDGKTIRRSEYAPTGEDKKAHKAAHVVSAWAHSLGVCFGQVKTEEKSNEITAIPELLDLLDLKGMIITIDAMGCQKKIVEKIAEKEAEYVISLKGNQQSIHRDVKEFFEHPCDDAYCQYYNIQRGEYSLEIGHGRIEKRTCYLCGNIDWLSEKDEWKNLNGVGMLVCERTVKKTGKKSVEQRYFLTSLTDVHKAAFAMRVHWGIENNLHWVLDAILNEDYCLVRKDNAAANLSVLRKIVLNILKQVDFSDIIKAKKMPLLHKQHLCNKREDCLDRVLLSL; this is encoded by the coding sequence ATGGTAAAATGTTCTTGGGGTGGAACAATGACATTACAAGAATCATTTGAAAACATTAAAGACGAAAGGATCGAAAGATGCAAGAAACACAATCTCGTCGATATACTGATGCTCGTGTTTGTGGGAGTATTGTGCGGGTATAAAAGCATAGAACAAATACAATTTTATGCAACATTAAGCGAACAAACCCTCAAAAAATATCTGAAACTGGAAAATGGCATCCCCAGCAGCGATACGATTCTGCGAGTGCTTGCAAGGATTGATGCAAAGCAGCTTGAAAAAGTATTCATAGAATATGCGCGGGAAGTATTCGGCAAGCATATTGCAGAAAATGAAGTATTAGCGATTGACGGAAAAACTATCCGGCGCTCTGAATATGCACCGACAGGCGAAGATAAAAAGGCTCATAAAGCTGCTCATGTTGTTTCGGCTTGGGCGCACTCCCTAGGTGTGTGCTTCGGGCAGGTGAAAACAGAAGAAAAATCAAATGAAATCACCGCCATTCCTGAACTTCTGGATCTGTTAGACTTAAAAGGGATGATTATTACTATAGATGCGATGGGTTGCCAGAAAAAAATCGTTGAGAAAATAGCAGAAAAGGAAGCGGAGTATGTCATTTCTCTGAAAGGAAATCAGCAATCGATCCATCGGGATGTAAAAGAGTTTTTTGAGCACCCTTGTGATGACGCTTATTGTCAGTATTACAATATTCAGCGAGGAGAATATAGCCTTGAAATTGGACACGGACGAATTGAAAAACGCACCTGTTATCTTTGCGGGAATATTGATTGGCTTTCAGAAAAAGATGAATGGAAGAATCTCAATGGCGTTGGAATGCTCGTGTGCGAAAGAACGGTAAAGAAGACTGGGAAGAAATCCGTTGAACAAAGATATTTTTTGACCTCACTGACAGATGTGCACAAGGCAGCATTTGCGATGAGGGTTCATTGGGGGATAGAAAATAACCTGCATTGGGTTCTCGATGCAATTCTCAATGAGGATTATTGTCTTGTGCGGAAAGACAATGCGGCAGCAAACTTAAGCGTCTTACGAAAAATTGTCTTGAATATACTCAAACAGGTTGACTTTTCGGATATCATAAAAGCAAAAAAAATGCCGCTTCTCCATAAGCAACACCTATGCAACAAACGAGAAGATTGCCTCGATAGAGTATTGCTCTCGTTATAA
- a CDS encoding M23 family metallopeptidase: MNKRFFLRFSMCAVVCMMYCAAAQLFAVETVRFQELTYSGSLTYNETAQPGDAVFVRLSMKFSDTAHKETSQNSTAVLQLFKGKERAISTQFFFTHPKNRSVETADMLAGIPLSTWYSDKDVYSLKVIISTGDVQKKEITLPFSIQKKQFVSERILLDARNTGIRKDTSSERRAQIEKLNNILETITPQDVYTLKPFTIPVDSKRITSGFGDRRVFEYTDKQTSTTLHYGIDYGVPTGTPVHSCAEGKVVLAENRISTGWSVVVEHLPGLYSLYYHMDSLNVQEGQYVKQREKLGLSGATGLATGPHLHWEVRLNMGAVNPEFFLKEFSF; the protein is encoded by the coding sequence ATGAACAAAAGATTTTTTTTGCGTTTTAGTATGTGTGCCGTCGTCTGTATGATGTATTGCGCGGCTGCACAATTATTTGCAGTTGAGACGGTACGGTTCCAAGAGCTGACATACAGCGGTTCCCTAACCTACAACGAAACGGCTCAGCCGGGGGACGCAGTATTTGTACGTCTTTCGATGAAGTTTTCCGATACTGCACATAAGGAGACTTCACAAAATTCTACCGCCGTTTTGCAGCTCTTTAAGGGAAAAGAGCGGGCTATTTCTACACAGTTTTTCTTTACACATCCCAAAAACCGCAGCGTGGAAACGGCTGATATGCTTGCGGGTATTCCGCTTTCGACATGGTATTCCGACAAGGATGTTTATTCACTTAAAGTGATTATTTCAACAGGGGATGTACAGAAAAAAGAAATAACGCTGCCCTTCAGTATTCAGAAAAAGCAATTTGTTTCCGAGCGTATTCTGCTTGATGCAAGAAATACCGGAATTAGAAAAGATACGAGTTCGGAGCGTCGTGCACAAATTGAAAAACTTAATAACATTCTTGAAACGATAACACCGCAGGATGTGTATACATTGAAGCCGTTTACGATTCCGGTAGATTCAAAACGGATAACGTCCGGTTTTGGGGATCGCCGTGTCTTTGAATATACCGACAAGCAAACGAGTACTACGCTGCATTATGGAATAGATTATGGAGTACCGACGGGGACTCCCGTTCACTCTTGTGCCGAGGGAAAGGTTGTGCTGGCGGAGAACCGTATTTCTACCGGCTGGAGCGTTGTGGTAGAACATTTGCCGGGACTATACAGTCTCTATTACCACATGGATTCACTGAACGTGCAAGAAGGTCAATATGTCAAACAAAGGGAAAAGCTTGGCCTTTCAGGTGCAACGGGGCTTGCAACCGGTCCGCATCTTCATTGGGAAGTGCGGCTGAATATGGGCGCTGTAAATCCCGAATTCTTTTTGAAAGAGTTTAGTTTTTAG
- a CDS encoding BrnA antitoxin family protein, translated as MKKTQREYKVIDFPPLTAEDRAVLDKLDEMPDSEINYEDIPKSTPDSNGGFYYFQSLKIPKTDVHTKIDNDTLDWLKKDGKGYQARLNNVLRWARMNGCPIASM; from the coding sequence ATGAAGAAAACGCAAAGAGAATACAAAGTTATTGATTTTCCCCCGCTGACAGCGGAAGATCGGGCAGTATTAGACAAATTGGATGAAATGCCCGATAGCGAAATAAATTATGAGGATATTCCTAAAAGTACGCCTGACAGTAACGGTGGCTTTTACTATTTTCAGTCATTGAAAATACCTAAGACTGATGTACATACAAAAATCGATAACGATACGTTAGATTGGCTGAAAAAAGATGGAAAAGGCTACCAAGCGCGGCTTAACAATGTGCTGCGGTGGGCGCGAATGAACGGGTGTCCGATTGCATCGATGTAA